A genomic window from Ascaphus truei isolate aAscTru1 chromosome 1, aAscTru1.hap1, whole genome shotgun sequence includes:
- the LOC142502229 gene encoding secreted frizzled-related protein 2-like produces MCQRYYFVFLIFLASDCMDSVRGLFPFGQPEFSYKRSNCKPIPATLLLCHDIEYPNMRLPNLLGHETMKEVLQQASSWIPLVQKQCHRDTKKFLCSLFAPVCIDDLDETIKPCRSLCEQVKDSCAPVMSAFGFPWPDMLDCSRFPQDNDLCIPPASSDHVIPATREAPKVCDACKNSNEDDNDIVENLCKNDFALKIKVKEIAYINGDTKIIPETKSKTIYKINGVTERDLKKTVLWLKDGLQCTCDEMNDINAPYLVMGQKLGGELVITSVKRWQKGQREFKRISRSVRKLQC; encoded by the exons ATGTGCCAGAGGTATTATTTCGTATTTCTGATTTTCCTTGCATCTGACTGCATGGACTCAGTAAGAGGTTTGTTTCCATTTGGGCAGCCTGAATTTTCCTACAAGAGGAGCAACTGCAAACCTATCCCTGCCACTTTGCTTCTGTGCCATGACATTGAATATCCCAACATGAGGTTGCCCAATCTTCTGGGTCATGAAACTATGAAGGAAGTCCTGCAGCAGGCGTCATCCTGGATCCCACTAGTGCAGAAGCAGTGTCACCGTGATACCAAAAAGTTCCTGTGCTCTCTCTTTGCCCCAGTCTGCATTGATGACCTGGATGAGACCATTAAACCCTGCCGGTCTCTGTGTGAGCAGGTGAAGGACAGCTGTGCCCCAGTCATGTCTGCATTTGGCTTTCCCTGGCCAGATATGCTGGACTGTAGCCGCTTCCCCCAGGACAATGACTTATGCATCCCCCCAGCGAGCAGTGATCATGTTATACCAGCCACAAGAGAAG CACCAAAAGTTTGCGACGCCTGTAAAAACAGCAATGAGGATGACAATGACATAGTGGAAAATCTTTGCAAAAATGATTTCG CCCTGAAGATAAAAGTGAAGGAGATCGCCTACATCAATGGGGACACCAAGATCATCCCAGAGACAAAGAGCAAAACCATTTACAAGATAAATGGGGTGACAGAAAGGGATCTGAAGAAGACCGTGTTGTGGCTTAAAGATGGCCTGCAGTGTACCTGCGACGAGATGAATGACATCAACGCTCCCTATTTAGTGATGGGACAAAAGCTTGGTGGAGAGCTGGTCATCACCTCAGTCAAGCGATGGCAGAAAGGCCAAAGGGAGTTTAAGAGGATCTCTCGCAGTGTCCGCAAACTGCAGTGCTAA